TCAAGCATACGACGCTCAGGTATAGAAACAAGCTCAGCAATCGTATCGATATTAGCTCCACTTAAGCAATTGGTAGAACGAACTGATAACTCAATTTCATCGATCCGCAATGCAAGCTTAGACATAATCGCATCTTGATCTGCATCATCGCGTGATTGTCCTTCATCAAATAGCAACATGTGCGGATTGATGTGGGTAAACACCGACATGTGTTTAACGCCAATTTGGGCAGCAAAGGCAAGGGCCTCAGCTGGTGTGATGCGGCCATCGGTTGTGATTTCTAGAAGTAATCGATCAAAATCCGTGTCTTGTCCCACCCGTGTATTTTCTACTGCATAGTTAACCAATCGGACTGGAGAAAAAGCTGCATCAATTAAAATCTCATCTGAAGTTTTCCCATGAACGTCCAAGCGATCTGAAGGAACGTATCCACGTCCGATGACAACGCGCAAGTCCATTTGTCTTTTCATCGGCTGCGTTACAGTGAATAAGTGAAGCTGAGGATTCACAACTTCATAATTTCCCTCTGTAAAAACGTCGCCTAATGTAACGGGATATTTTCCCTGATTTTTATCGAGATCGTCCTGTGTAATTTCTAAAATAGAGGTCACAATCCGATCATCCCGCGAGTTGGGTGTCTCATCTAGGGGAAGCTTGCGTATTAACGCCCCTTTCAAGTTAAGGATAATATTTGTCATATCCTCAACAATTCCCTCTATCGCCATGTATTCATGAGAAATTCCTTCAATTCGTACAGAAACAATAGCAGGCGCTTCAAGTGAAGAAAGCATCATGCGGCGGAGAGAATTTCCCACAGTGTGGCCGAACCCTTTTTCAAAAGGTTCTGCAATAAAACGACCAAACGTCTGGCTTAGCGTTTCCTCATCCACAGAAATTTGCTGAGGGATTTCAAACTTACCATACTTGACTGCCATGAAGTCACTCCTCATAAAAAATAAAATAAACTGTTTTCGCTCTTCGAGAGTTGATTCGCAAAGACTCGAAAGATTCTAGCGTTAATTCTGCCTTAAATCATGGATGATTCACATTGCAGATAAAAATAGTTATACTCGACGTCTTTTAGGTGGCCTGCAACCATTATGGGGACAAGGAGTCACGTCACGGATTGAAGTAATTAACAATCCAGCCCCTTGCAAACCTCTTACAGCCGACTCACGTCCTGCACCTGGCCCTTTAAGCTTGACTTCCACTTCACGCATTCCGGCAGCCATTGCAAGTTTTGCTGCGTCTTGAGCGGCAACAGTTGCTGCAAATGCTGAAGATTTACGCGAACCGGAGAAGTTAACTTTTCCTGCACTGGCCCAAGAGACCACGTTCCCATTAGGATCGGTGATAGATACAATCGTATTGTTAAAAGTTGCTTTCACATGTACAACTCCGGATGGAACATGTGCATGTAACTTCTTTTTAGGCTTTACAGCTGCTTTTTTATTTACGACCTGCTTAGACAAAGTGATTCACTCCTCTCTTATTTTTTCTTATTAGCAACTGTTTTACGACGGCCTTTTCTCGTTCTAGCATTAGTACGAGTGCGTTGTCCACGAACTGGAAGTCCAACGCGATGTCTTTGCCCACGATAGGAATGGATGCTAATTAATCGTTTGATATTATTTTGAACTTGACGTTTGAGATCCCCTTCAACCACATACTGAGACTGGAGCAAGGCGTTAATACTTGCAATCTCATCTTCTGTCAATTTGTGGGCACGCATATTAGGGTCTAGACCCAGCTTTGCAATAATTTCATTAGCTAGACGACGACCTAATCCATAGATATATGTCAAACTAATTTCTAATCTTTTATTATCCGGTATGTCGATACCGATAATTCTAGGCATTCAAATCTCCTACTAATTACATGAAATTGAACTTGATAATTTACCACACGTGCTCTTTTTCTTCAAAAGAAAACACTCTTATCTTCCTCTAACCCGTCCACGCTTCATAAAACCGTCATAGCGCTTCATCAGAAGGTGAGACTCAATTTGCTTCATTGTATCTAAAACAACCCCCACGAGGATTAACAACGCAGTTCCTCCAAAGAAGTAACTAATTGTTTGTGGAATCGCTAAAAAACGCCCCACTAATGTGGGAAGAATGGCAATTCCAGCCAAAAAGATTGCTCCGAGCAACGTAATTTTATTCATCGTGCTTTCCAAATAGTCTTGCGTTGGCTTCCCTTGTCGAACACCTGGAATAAAAGCTCCATTTTTCTTCATATCAGAGGCTATTTGATCAGGTCTAAACTGAGTGGCTGTCCAAAAATAGGTAAAGAAGACGATGAGCAGCACAAACAACGCCATATACACACTACTGCCAGGGGAAATCCAGCTCGCAACCTCTCCCAACCAATTTCCATGACCTAAAAAAGTTCCAAGAGTAGCCGGGAATAATAGCAAAGAAGAAGCGAAAATAACAGGGATAACGCCCGCATAATTCACTTTAAGTGGAATATAGGAAGAGCCCCCTTGCACTTCTTTTCTCCCCACCACACGTCTTGCATACTGCAAGGGGATTCGCCTGTGCCCTTGAATGATCAGAATGGTAGCGATCGTAACCAGCACAAATACCGCAACTAGAACAAGGACACTTGCTAAATTCATCTGCCCAGGTTCTTGGGAATTCAAGTTTAATTGCTGAAGAATCAGCCCCAAAGCCGTAGGGATTTGAGAGAGGATTCCCAGAGTAATAATCAAACTCATTCCATTTCCAATTCCCCGTTCTGTAATTTGCTCGCCAACCCACATTAAAAAGACCGTACCTGTCGTCATCGTGGCAATCGCAATCAGATAAAAAAGCCATGGAAATCCAAAAGCTTGCACATCTAAAAGCTCACCAGCTACAATCCCTGGCTTTGACATATTGATTTGGAGAGCATATCTTGCAAACAATCCCGATTGCAAAATAGACAGCAAAACTGTCAACATACGAGTCATCTTATTGATTTTTCGCTTTGCCACTTCCCCATTTTCACGCAATTCGCGCTGTAGAGAGGGCCAAAGAGCAACGAGCAGCTGCAAAATAATAGAAGCAGAAATATAGGGAACGACTCCCAAGGCAATGACCGTCATATGGGAAAAGGCTCCCCCTGAAAATATATCTACCATTTGGAAGAGATTTTGGCCTCCTCCTGTCGCATGCCTAAAAAAACTGACTGCTATTTCACCGTTAATTCCTGGAATAGGAATAAATCCTCCTATCCGGCATACAAACAGCATGAGAAAGGTAAATAGAATTTTATTTCTCAAGTCAGGAATTTGAAAGACTCGTTGCACTTCACTAAACATCGCATTTAATCCTTAGCTTTAACTTTCCGTTGGATCTATTGTAAACTGCTTGAAATCGCACAACCAAGCATAAAATTAAGTGATGTTTTCAATCGAAGCTTTGCATGAATACAAAAAAGTGCACAGCAAATTAGGACTTCGAAAGTTGAAACTTAATTTTCGCTTTTTGGAGTTTATCGCGTGCAGTTGCTGACAAGCTGTGCACTTCAAAGGATACTTTCTTTGTTAATTCGCCATCACCGAGAATTTTTATCCCATAAGTACGGCCGCTTAAAAGACCCTTACTTGCCAATGTTTCAGCATTTACAACCTCGCCATCTTGATAGGCTTGCTCGATTTGGCTTAAATTGACAACGTCTAACTCTTTTCTAAAGCGCGCATTGGAAAACCCACGAATCGGAAGTTTTGCAAAGAGGCGAAACTGACCACCTTCATAACCTAAGCGACGCTTATAGCCGGAACGCGCTCCCGCTCCTTTTTGACCACGGCCACAAGTTTTACCAACACCAGAACCGATTCCACGCCCTACGCGTCGAACTTGTTTTCGTCCACGCAAATCATTTTTTAATGTTCCAAGTGTAATCATGCTAAACCTCTAATTTGTTTCATCTTTTGACGACTGCGCAATAAAGATAAACCTTTGAAAGTTGCTTTTACAATGTTAAGTGGATTACTTGAACGCAAATTTTTAGCCATTACATCTGTATAACCAGCCATTTCCAATACAGCACGTACTTTAGAGCCTGCAATCACTCCAGAACCTTCCGGAGCAGGCTTTAGCATCACTGTAGCTCCATCCCAAGTAACTGTGACTTCGTGAGGAATGGTTGTCCCTTCCATTTCGTAGGAAGCAAGGTTCTTTCTTGCAGCTTCCCCACCTTTACGGATTGCATCGGTCAATTCGTTCGCTTTAGCAAAGCCATAACCGATCTTTCCTTTCCCATCTGCAACCAGAATAAGAGCGGAAAAACTAAATTTACGCCCACCCTTAACAACTTTTGAACAGCGATTAATATAGAGCACTTTCTCAGTCAGCTCGCTGCCCTTTTTTTCTTTTTTTTGGCCTTCTGCTTGTTTTATCATTTAAACATCCTAAAATTAATTGAAAATGATGCCAGCGCTATTAGCACTTCAATCCAGCAGCAACTGCTGCATCTTTAAGTTCTGCTAAAACCCCGTGGAATTTAGCTGGACCACGATCAAACTTAGCTGCTTTAATGTTCTGCTCAGATGCAATCTTTGCAATATGCTCCCCTAATTTGCGGGCAGCCTGCTTGCTTTTTTTGCCAAACTCGCTTTCGCGATATTCTTTGGAGAACGTTGCAATTGAGCCAAGAGTTACTCCAGCATCATCATCAATCAACTGTACTTGTAAATGCTTGTTGCTCTTAACAACACACAGACGTGGTTCCACACTGGTCCCATGAATTTTTTTACGAATTCGCATTGTTCGTTTTTTGCGAATCGCCTGAATCCTAATAAGTTCTGATCTCATAACAACCTTATTAAACAATTTGTACTTTATTGCTTAAACAATCCCATACGCAATAAATGAGCATTATTTTTTGGAAGCTGATTTTCCGTCTTTTCTGCGAACATACTCTCCTGAATAGCGAATACCTTTTCCTTGGTAGGGCTCAGGAGGTCTCATAGCGCGGATTGTTGCGGCAAACTGTCCAACTTTTTGTTTATCTACACCAGAAACAATAATCACAGTATTTTTTTCCGCTACTTCAACTTGAATGCCCTGAGGGATAGGCAATTTAGTTGGATGCGAAAAACCAAGCTGTAGGTCCAAAAGCTGTCCTTGCACGGATGCACGATATCCGACCCCAATCATTTCTAAGCGAGTTTGAAAACCTTTATGTGCTCCTGTCACCATGTTTTGAACAAGAGAGCGATAAAGGCCGTGCAAATTTCCTGCATCTTTTGCTTCTTCTGTCAATTGCACATGAACTTCATCCCCTTCAATGCTTATTGCAATTTCAGGAAAGATTTTCCCATGCAAAGAACCTTTAGGCCCTTTTACAGAAATTTCCCCATTATTGACTTTAACTTCAACACCGCTTGGGATTGAGATGGGAAGTTTTCCTTTACGCGACATTTCCTTTACTCCTTATAAAGCTGCTTGCTTACACGCGACAGGCAGCTGTTCACATCGATTGAAGTTACCAAACTCGACACAAAAGTTCGCCACCAATTTTTCTTTTTTTAGCCTCGCCTCCAGGAAGTAATCCTTGCGAAGTGGACAAAATGGACAAGCCTAAGCCGCCATAGAAAAACGGAATATCATCATGTCTTACATATCGACGTAGGCCTGGCTTAGAAACTCTTTCTAGACCTTTAATGACAGACTCACGTCTTTCTGTATACTTCAAATAAACTCTCATGATCCCACGGTGATTCTCATCTTTCTCAATCAGATAACTTTCGATAAACCCTTGGGTTTTAAGGATTTCCGCAATACCTTCTTTGAGTTTGCTCCAGCCAATCACAACATAACGGCGTTGTGCCTTACTCGCATTGCGAATCCTTGTGAGGAAATCGGCTACTGGGTCGCTAACTGCCATAATTCCTTCTCCTATTCTTAAGCTGCTACCGATACAGGTAAATTTTTAAACGGAAGTCCAAGTAAACGAAGCAATTCCACACACTCTTCATCCTTGGATGTACTTGTCACGAAGGTTATATGCATCCCTTGTGTCTTTTTTACATCATCGAGATTCAATTCCGGAAACACTTGTTGGTCATCCAATCCGAGCGTATAGTTTCCGAGGCCATCACACTTTGAAGGAAAACCACGGAAGTCTCGTATGCGAGGACATACAATATTACAGAAACGATCAAGAAAGTCAAACATTCGCTGTCCACGAAGGGTAACTTTAACTCCAATTGGCTGCTTTTCGCGCAACTTAAAGTTTGAGATCGCCTTTCTAGCTTTCGTGATAATTGGCTTTTGTCCTGAGATAAGTGTTAACTCGTTAACACAATCTTGAATCGCATTTTTATCCTTACTTGCTTCTGCAATTCCCATGTTGATCACAATTTTCTTCAAAACGGGGATCAGACATGGATTTGTATACCCAAATTTTTTTTGCAGCTCGGGCTTGACTGTTTCCAGATACCGCTTTTTTAACCTAGACATTTTTTAACTCTTCTTGCTGTTTGAATTTTTAAGTGAAC
The Parachlamydia sp. AcF125 genome window above contains:
- a CDS encoding DNA-directed RNA polymerase subunit alpha gives rise to the protein MAVKYGKFEIPQQISVDEETLSQTFGRFIAEPFEKGFGHTVGNSLRRMMLSSLEAPAIVSVRIEGISHEYMAIEGIVEDMTNIILNLKGALIRKLPLDETPNSRDDRIVTSILEITQDDLDKNQGKYPVTLGDVFTEGNYEVVNPQLHLFTVTQPMKRQMDLRVVIGRGYVPSDRLDVHGKTSDEILIDAAFSPVRLVNYAVENTRVGQDTDFDRLLLEITTDGRITPAEALAFAAQIGVKHMSVFTHINPHMLLFDEGQSRDDADQDAIMSKLALRIDEIELSVRSTNCLSGANIDTIAELVSIPERRMLEFRNFGKKSLNEIKAKLTEMGLHLGMDLSKYGITADNVKEKIAQYHREAKDKSDVLKSEE
- the rpsK gene encoding 30S ribosomal protein S11, producing MSKQVVNKKAAVKPKKKLHAHVPSGVVHVKATFNNTIVSITDPNGNVVSWASAGKVNFSGSRKSSAFAATVAAQDAAKLAMAAGMREVEVKLKGPGAGRESAVRGLQGAGLLITSIRDVTPCPHNGCRPPKRRRV
- the rpsM gene encoding 30S ribosomal protein S13, which encodes MPRIIGIDIPDNKRLEISLTYIYGLGRRLANEIIAKLGLDPNMRAHKLTEDEIASINALLQSQYVVEGDLKRQVQNNIKRLISIHSYRGQRHRVGLPVRGQRTRTNARTRKGRRKTVANKKK
- the secY gene encoding preprotein translocase subunit SecY, with product MFSEVQRVFQIPDLRNKILFTFLMLFVCRIGGFIPIPGINGEIAVSFFRHATGGGQNLFQMVDIFSGGAFSHMTVIALGVVPYISASIILQLLVALWPSLQRELRENGEVAKRKINKMTRMLTVLLSILQSGLFARYALQINMSKPGIVAGELLDVQAFGFPWLFYLIAIATMTTGTVFLMWVGEQITERGIGNGMSLIITLGILSQIPTALGLILQQLNLNSQEPGQMNLASVLVLVAVFVLVTIATILIIQGHRRIPLQYARRVVGRKEVQGGSSYIPLKVNYAGVIPVIFASSLLLFPATLGTFLGHGNWLGEVASWISPGSSVYMALFVLLIVFFTYFWTATQFRPDQIASDMKKNGAFIPGVRQGKPTQDYLESTMNKITLLGAIFLAGIAILPTLVGRFLAIPQTISYFFGGTALLILVGVVLDTMKQIESHLLMKRYDGFMKRGRVRGR
- the rplO gene encoding 50S ribosomal protein L15; translated protein: MITLGTLKNDLRGRKQVRRVGRGIGSGVGKTCGRGQKGAGARSGYKRRLGYEGGQFRLFAKLPIRGFSNARFRKELDVVNLSQIEQAYQDGEVVNAETLASKGLLSGRTYGIKILGDGELTKKVSFEVHSLSATARDKLQKAKIKFQLSKS
- the rpsE gene encoding 30S ribosomal protein S5 encodes the protein MIKQAEGQKKEKKGSELTEKVLYINRCSKVVKGGRKFSFSALILVADGKGKIGYGFAKANELTDAIRKGGEAARKNLASYEMEGTTIPHEVTVTWDGATVMLKPAPEGSGVIAGSKVRAVLEMAGYTDVMAKNLRSSNPLNIVKATFKGLSLLRSRQKMKQIRGLA
- the rplR gene encoding 50S ribosomal protein L18, with the protein product MRSELIRIQAIRKKRTMRIRKKIHGTSVEPRLCVVKSNKHLQVQLIDDDAGVTLGSIATFSKEYRESEFGKKSKQAARKLGEHIAKIASEQNIKAAKFDRGPAKFHGVLAELKDAAVAAGLKC
- the rplF gene encoding 50S ribosomal protein L6, translated to MSRKGKLPISIPSGVEVKVNNGEISVKGPKGSLHGKIFPEIAISIEGDEVHVQLTEEAKDAGNLHGLYRSLVQNMVTGAHKGFQTRLEMIGVGYRASVQGQLLDLQLGFSHPTKLPIPQGIQVEVAEKNTVIIVSGVDKQKVGQFAATIRAMRPPEPYQGKGIRYSGEYVRRKDGKSASKK
- the rpsH gene encoding 30S ribosomal protein S8; translated protein: MAVSDPVADFLTRIRNASKAQRRYVVIGWSKLKEGIAEILKTQGFIESYLIEKDENHRGIMRVYLKYTERRESVIKGLERVSKPGLRRYVRHDDIPFFYGGLGLSILSTSQGLLPGGEAKKRKIGGELLCRVW
- the rplE gene encoding 50S ribosomal protein L5, which produces MSRLKKRYLETVKPELQKKFGYTNPCLIPVLKKIVINMGIAEASKDKNAIQDCVNELTLISGQKPIITKARKAISNFKLREKQPIGVKVTLRGQRMFDFLDRFCNIVCPRIRDFRGFPSKCDGLGNYTLGLDDQQVFPELNLDDVKKTQGMHITFVTSTSKDEECVELLRLLGLPFKNLPVSVAA